One region of Carya illinoinensis cultivar Pawnee chromosome 8, C.illinoinensisPawnee_v1, whole genome shotgun sequence genomic DNA includes:
- the LOC122274769 gene encoding transcription factor MYB61-like: MGRHSCCYKQKLRKGLWSPEEDEKLLRHITKFGHGCWSSVPKQAGLQRCGKSCRLRWINYLRPDLKRGTFSQEEENLIIELHAVLGNRWSQIAAQLPGRTDNEIKNLWNSCLKKKLRQRGIDPVTHKPLSEVENGEDKDTAAKSRDRMSVVVSNELNLLETQSSKQEAALLEQRPSSIAAQGCYPLDVQGSSIPKTTNCNNSNNLMTPTSNKDFFQDRFVTSHQESSSTDCRSSDFVGYFPLQQLNYTSNARLPTNSNPIQWFTQGGKAFDMNSEFTSNAISVLSPSTSSFLPTSTGYKPPPTFPSDNISIGCFTVNGSRYWETSAATNNNNCGSGSSSSSADLQSNSLFSWGLADCSTPNKETQIHLMESQPEEIKWSEYLSNPLLMAAAFQTQTPQSLYNEIKSETHLGNDNSGTKWPHNQRQGPLQSTDICGKDIQTLTAAFGHTF; encoded by the exons ATGGGAAGGCACTCTTGCTGTTATAAGCAGAAGCTAAGGAAAGGCCTTTGGTCCCCGGAGGAGGATGAGAAGCTTCTGAGGCATATTACCAAGTTCGGGCACGGATGTTGGAGCTCCGTCCCTAAGCAAGCAg GTCTACAAAGGTGTGGGAAGAGCTGCAGACTGAGGTGGATCAACTACTTGAGGCCTGATTTGAAGAGAGGCACATTCTCACAGGAAGAGGAGAACCTTATAATTGAGCTTCATGCAGTTCtcgggaatag GTGGTCTCAGATTGCAGCACAATTGCCTGGAAGAACCGACAACGAAATAAAAAATCTATGGAACTCTTGCTTAAAGAAGAAGCTGAGGCAGAGAGGCATTGATCCCGTCACCCACAAACCACTTTCCGAGGTTGAGAATGGAGAGGACAAAGATACAGCAGCCAAAAGTCGAGACAGAATGTCGGTGGTTGTGTCCAATGAACTGAATCTCCTCGAGACACAGAGTTCAAAGCAAGAAGCAGCTTTACTCGAGCAGAGACCGTCTTCAATTGCTGCACAAGGCTGCTACCCTTTGGATGTTCAGGGCTCTTCTATCCCCAAAACAACAAACTGCAATAACAGCAACAATTTGATGACACCCACATCAAACAAGGACTTCTTCCAAGACAGGTTTGTAACATCCCACCAAGAAAGTTCCTCCACCGACTGCCGGTCTTCTGATTTCGTGGGTTACTTTCCGCTTCAGCAATTGAATTATACATCCAATGCCAGGCTTCCTACAAACTCCAATCCCATTCAGTGGTTCACCCAAGGTGGGAAGGCCTTTGATATGAATTCAGAATTTACCTCCAATGCAATATCTGTTCTTTCACCTTCAACCAGTTCATTTCTGCCCACCTCTACTGGTTACAAGCCTCCACCTACTTTTCCCTCAGATAATATATCCATTGGCTGTTTCACGGTAAATGGATCCCGTTACTGGGAAACCAGTGCCGCAACAAATAATAACAATTGCGGCAGcggaagcagcagcagcagcgctGATTTGCAAAGCAACAGCTTATTTTCATGGGGATTGGCTGATTGTAGCACGCCAAACAAAGAGACCCAAATCCATCTGATGGAAAGCCAACCGGAAGAAATAAAGTGGTCAGAGTATTTAAGTAATCCATTACTGATGGCGGCTGCTTTTCAAACTCAAACTCCACAGTCTTTATACAATGAAATAAAATCAGAAACACATTTGGGGAATGATAATTCAGGTACAAAGTGGCCTCACAACCAGCGGCAAGGACCTCTGCAAAGTACTGATATATGTGGGAAGGATATCCAAACTCTTACAGCTGCTTTTGGGCATACTTTTTAG